From one Thermomicrobiales bacterium genomic stretch:
- the der gene encoding ribosome biogenesis GTPase Der: MKPIVAIVGRPNTGKSTLFNRLVGERRAIVSDVPGTTRDRIYGDAEWMGVEFSVIDTGGLQDDDELGRLTTRQIGERTQAQARVAIEEADVVLFLVDGKGGLTAADLDVAGVVRESGKPAVLGVNKTETESRREAAWEFFELGLGEPVPFSALHGIGTGDLLDEVVRQLPRADETEEEEDLPAIAIVGRPNVGKSALLNSLLGSERSIVADLPGTTRDTIDSIVDWAGNRVLLIDTAGIRRRGRIESGIEKYSVLRSERAVDRADVALVVIDADEGFTAQDQHIAGYVVEQGKGLVLVVNKWDLVTKDHRTMDAFRAKAAEAFNFASWAPLIFVSALSGQRVNQIIEVALHVIGERHKRIGTGELNRLLRDAVAHHPPPSRSGKWVKFYYATQIDISPPRFVFFCNDPKSVHFSYERYLENQLRDQYRFDGTPIVLHFRGRRRDDE, encoded by the coding sequence GTGAAACCGATCGTTGCAATTGTCGGCCGGCCGAATACCGGAAAATCGACGCTGTTCAATCGTCTCGTCGGTGAGCGACGCGCGATTGTGTCGGATGTGCCTGGAACAACGCGTGACCGCATCTACGGTGACGCGGAGTGGATGGGTGTCGAGTTCTCCGTCATCGACACGGGTGGTCTGCAGGATGACGACGAGCTGGGGCGACTCACCACCCGCCAGATCGGGGAGCGCACTCAAGCGCAGGCGCGGGTTGCGATCGAGGAAGCGGATGTCGTTCTCTTCCTTGTCGACGGCAAAGGCGGCCTGACTGCCGCCGATCTCGACGTTGCGGGAGTTGTTCGTGAGTCAGGCAAGCCGGCCGTGCTTGGCGTGAACAAGACCGAGACCGAATCGCGTCGCGAGGCTGCCTGGGAGTTCTTCGAGCTTGGGCTCGGCGAACCCGTCCCCTTTTCGGCGTTGCATGGGATTGGAACCGGCGACCTTCTTGATGAGGTCGTTCGTCAATTGCCACGCGCCGATGAGACTGAGGAAGAAGAGGATCTCCCCGCAATTGCCATTGTCGGCCGGCCAAACGTGGGAAAATCTGCGCTGCTGAATTCGCTGCTGGGATCCGAGCGATCGATTGTCGCCGATCTGCCTGGCACGACTCGAGACACGATCGACAGCATTGTGGACTGGGCCGGGAATCGTGTCCTGCTGATCGACACGGCCGGTATCCGGCGACGGGGCAGGATCGAGTCGGGTATCGAGAAGTACAGCGTTCTTCGCTCGGAGCGCGCGGTCGATCGCGCCGATGTCGCGCTGGTCGTCATTGATGCTGACGAGGGGTTTACTGCCCAGGATCAGCACATCGCAGGCTACGTTGTCGAGCAGGGCAAGGGCCTCGTGCTGGTTGTCAACAAGTGGGACCTTGTCACAAAGGATCACCGGACGATGGATGCATTTCGGGCGAAGGCGGCCGAGGCATTCAATTTCGCGTCGTGGGCGCCCCTCATCTTCGTGTCCGCATTGAGCGGTCAGCGCGTCAACCAGATCATCGAAGTGGCGCTTCATGTCATCGGGGAGCGCCATAAGCGGATCGGCACCGGCGAGCTCAACCGCCTTCTTCGTGATGCTGTAGCCCATCATCCGCCACCTTCGCGATCGGGCAAGTGGGTCAAGTTCTACTATGCGACACAGATCGACATTTCGCCGCCGCGTTTTGTCTTCTTTTGTAACGATCCGAAATCGGTTCACTTCTCCTACGAACGCTACCTCGAGAATCAGCTCCGCGATCAGTATCGGTTCGACGGAACACCGATCGTGTTGCACTTCCGTGGTCGGCGTCGTGATGATGAGTAG
- the glyA gene encoding serine hydroxymethyltransferase, whose product MSELEKVDPNIAEIIRLEERRQQSTIELIASENFTSAAVMEAVGSVLTNKYAEGLPGKRYYGGCEFVDQAENLAIDRARQLFGAFHANVQPHSGASANLAAYLSVLKPGDRILGMNLSEGGHLTHGSPVNFSGQIFEAHFYGVSKDNETIDYDVVRDVARRVQPKMIVCGASAYSRTIDFSRFREIADEVGAFVMADIAHIAGIVAAGKHPTPIGSAHLTTTTTHKTLRGPRGGMIMADEERAAAVNKTLFPGLQGGPLMHVIAGKAVAFGEALQPAFSDYIDLVLENARVLSETVQEHGLRVVSGGTDNHLLLVDLTTAGISGRKAERALEAAGITVNKNAIPNDSRPPMQTSGIRLGTPAVSTRGFSPDDMRRIGSWIADIVHAPDDEALIGRIGAEVHELAAGYPLPGVGVDA is encoded by the coding sequence GTGAGCGAGCTTGAGAAGGTAGACCCGAACATCGCCGAGATCATCCGGTTGGAGGAGCGCCGGCAACAGAGCACGATTGAGCTCATCGCATCGGAGAACTTCACCAGTGCCGCGGTGATGGAGGCTGTCGGCAGCGTCCTCACGAACAAGTACGCCGAAGGGTTGCCCGGCAAGCGCTACTACGGCGGTTGTGAGTTCGTGGACCAGGCCGAGAATCTGGCGATCGACCGAGCCAGACAACTGTTCGGCGCATTCCACGCGAACGTTCAACCTCATTCGGGCGCGTCAGCGAATCTGGCCGCCTACCTCTCGGTGTTGAAGCCAGGAGATCGCATTCTCGGGATGAACCTGTCAGAAGGCGGCCATCTGACGCACGGATCACCGGTCAACTTCTCCGGGCAGATCTTCGAGGCACACTTCTACGGCGTGTCGAAAGACAACGAAACGATCGATTACGACGTTGTGCGTGACGTGGCGAGGCGTGTTCAGCCGAAGATGATCGTCTGCGGCGCGAGCGCGTATTCGCGAACGATCGACTTCTCCAGATTCCGGGAGATCGCCGATGAGGTCGGTGCATTCGTCATGGCCGACATCGCGCATATTGCCGGGATCGTCGCGGCTGGGAAGCACCCAACGCCGATTGGCAGCGCCCACCTCACCACGACGACGACGCACAAGACGCTCCGCGGCCCACGTGGTGGAATGATCATGGCCGATGAGGAGCGAGCCGCGGCGGTGAACAAGACGCTTTTCCCCGGGCTTCAGGGAGGGCCGCTGATGCACGTGATCGCTGGCAAAGCGGTTGCGTTTGGCGAGGCGCTACAGCCGGCATTCAGTGACTACATCGATCTTGTCCTGGAGAACGCCCGCGTGCTCAGTGAGACCGTACAGGAGCACGGCTTGCGCGTCGTTTCCGGCGGCACCGACAACCACCTGCTGCTCGTCGACCTGACCACGGCAGGCATCAGTGGCCGCAAGGCGGAGCGCGCACTCGAAGCGGCCGGCATTACGGTCAACAAGAATGCGATCCCGAATGATTCGCGGCCACCGATGCAAACCAGTGGCATTCGACTCGGCACCCCAGCCGTTTCGACTCGTGGGTTCAGCCCCGATGACATGCGGCGAATCGGCTCCTGGATCGCCGACATTGTCCACGCTCCGGACGATGAAGCGCTCATCGGACGGATTGGCGCAGAAGTTCATGAGTTGGCCGCGGGATATCCGCTGCCAGGCGTCGGCGTTGATGCCTGA
- the gcvPA gene encoding aminomethyl-transferring glycine dehydrogenase subunit GcvPA: MTFNPHTEEDRAAMLAAVGAAGVESLFDAIPDAVRFPTLDLPPTLSEQEAYSRLSELAAKNLNTIEHPSFLGAGLYSHYVPAAVQQILFRGEFYTAYTPYQPEVAQGTLQAIYEYQTMIANLTGMDVSNASLYDGATALAEGALLTVSLPRKRTRVVLSGTVHPNYREVVRTYTSGLGLDIVELPVPTDGLATDPSAFDDYLDDNLACLVVQYPNFFGTIEDIAAVAEKAHSVGANLVVSTYPTSLGLLKPPGQLGADVVTGEGQSLGNGQSFGGPVVGLLATREKLVRQMPGRLAGIAYDSEGKRGFVLALQTREQHIRREKATSNICTNQGLMALAAAVYLATLGSQGLKQVATLCYQNAHYLAAQLEATGKFTIENDGPFFNEFTVRTSESPASLNARLRDAGIIGGYELSKVDPSLDGRMLLAATEMTGRDAIDRFVAVASS; this comes from the coding sequence ATGACGTTTAACCCACACACTGAGGAGGACCGCGCAGCGATGCTCGCGGCGGTCGGGGCTGCAGGGGTGGAGTCGCTCTTCGACGCAATCCCCGACGCGGTCCGCTTTCCGACGCTCGACCTGCCGCCGACGTTGTCGGAACAGGAGGCGTATTCTCGCCTGTCCGAGCTTGCGGCGAAGAACCTGAATACGATCGAGCATCCGAGCTTCCTTGGCGCTGGACTCTACTCCCATTACGTTCCGGCTGCTGTCCAGCAGATTCTGTTCAGGGGCGAGTTCTACACTGCCTACACTCCGTACCAGCCCGAGGTGGCTCAGGGGACGCTGCAGGCGATCTACGAGTACCAGACGATGATCGCCAACCTGACGGGAATGGACGTATCCAACGCGTCGCTTTACGATGGCGCGACCGCGCTCGCTGAGGGCGCCTTGCTGACGGTCTCGCTGCCGCGAAAGCGCACGCGCGTTGTGTTGTCCGGAACCGTCCATCCCAACTACCGCGAGGTGGTCCGGACCTACACCAGCGGTCTGGGCCTCGATATTGTCGAGCTGCCGGTCCCGACCGACGGTCTGGCCACTGATCCGTCGGCCTTCGATGACTACCTCGACGATAACCTGGCTTGCCTCGTCGTCCAGTACCCGAACTTCTTCGGGACGATCGAGGACATCGCCGCGGTAGCCGAAAAGGCGCACTCCGTTGGCGCCAACCTTGTTGTCTCGACATATCCGACATCGCTGGGGTTGCTCAAGCCTCCCGGCCAGCTCGGAGCTGATGTTGTCACCGGCGAAGGCCAGTCACTTGGCAATGGCCAATCATTTGGCGGTCCGGTCGTCGGACTGCTGGCGACCCGAGAGAAGCTGGTGCGACAGATGCCGGGCCGGCTTGCCGGCATTGCATACGACAGTGAGGGCAAACGCGGGTTTGTGCTCGCGCTGCAAACGCGGGAGCAACATATCCGGCGTGAGAAGGCCACCAGCAACATCTGCACGAACCAGGGCTTGATGGCGCTGGCAGCGGCGGTTTACCTGGCAACGCTCGGGTCACAGGGCCTGAAGCAGGTGGCAACGCTCTGTTATCAGAATGCTCACTATCTGGCTGCGCAGCTGGAGGCGACCGGCAAGTTCACGATTGAGAACGATGGGCCGTTTTTCAACGAGTTCACCGTTCGGACGTCCGAATCTCCGGCCTCACTGAACGCCCGCCTGCGGGACGCCGGGATCATCGGCGGATACGAGCTATCCAAGGTGGATCCATCGTTGGATGGGCGGATGCTTCTGGCGGCAACCGAGATGACCGGCCGCGACGCAATCGACCGCTTCGTCGCCGTCGCGTCATCCTAG
- the purF gene encoding amidophosphoribosyltransferase — MYLDDNDKPAEECGIFGVYAPGADVARMTFFGLFALQHRGQESAGIAVSHVGEIRLRKRLGLVANAFSESDLRHLPGQIAVGHTRYSTTGSTMPENAGPMAAESDLGTIVVAHNGNIINAPALHDELVEAGVRLQTTTDSEVMTHLIARAPGATITDKLAVALPRLVGAYSLAILTPTRLIAVRDPNGIRPLCLGRLDDGWVVASETCALATVGARFEREIEPGEIVSIGPGGIETTTIDQLRRSKLCVFELIYFARPDSLMQGERLYLVRQRMGAELAREHPVDADIVVGIPDSATPAAIGYAREAGIPYSEGLIKNRYIGRTFIQPDQRLREVGVRLKFNALPEVVEGKRVVLVDDTIVRGTTSRPLVNLIRDAGAREVHMRVHAPPVMWPCYLGVDMATREELIAANLTLAEITREINADSLGYLSLDGLFRAIGQESGRFCSACLTGTYPVEVNGVVGKMALERTVSHS, encoded by the coding sequence ATGTACCTGGACGATAACGATAAGCCGGCGGAGGAGTGTGGGATCTTCGGTGTCTACGCTCCGGGCGCCGATGTCGCTCGTATGACCTTCTTTGGCCTGTTCGCGCTTCAACATCGCGGGCAGGAAAGCGCTGGAATCGCCGTTTCCCACGTCGGCGAGATCCGCTTGCGCAAGCGGCTGGGGCTTGTGGCAAACGCATTCTCAGAGTCCGACCTGCGACATCTGCCGGGACAGATCGCCGTTGGCCACACCAGATACTCGACAACCGGCTCGACGATGCCGGAAAATGCCGGGCCAATGGCGGCTGAAAGCGACCTCGGCACCATCGTGGTTGCACATAACGGCAACATCATCAATGCTCCCGCGCTGCACGATGAGCTTGTTGAGGCGGGCGTCCGTCTGCAGACCACCACCGACTCCGAAGTGATGACTCATCTCATCGCCCGCGCGCCCGGAGCGACGATTACCGACAAGCTGGCGGTTGCGCTGCCACGCCTCGTCGGCGCCTACAGTCTCGCGATCCTGACTCCGACACGCCTCATCGCCGTTCGCGACCCGAATGGCATTCGGCCGCTCTGCCTGGGTCGGCTTGACGATGGCTGGGTCGTGGCATCTGAAACGTGCGCCCTGGCGACTGTCGGCGCTCGATTCGAGCGCGAGATCGAGCCGGGCGAGATCGTCTCGATCGGCCCGGGTGGGATCGAGACGACCACGATCGACCAGCTCCGACGGAGCAAGCTCTGTGTTTTCGAGCTGATCTACTTTGCCCGACCCGACTCCCTGATGCAGGGCGAGCGCCTGTACCTGGTCCGTCAGCGTATGGGCGCGGAGTTGGCACGGGAACATCCGGTCGATGCCGATATCGTCGTTGGCATCCCCGATTCTGCGACCCCGGCAGCCATCGGTTATGCGCGCGAGGCGGGCATCCCGTATTCCGAAGGGCTGATCAAGAACCGCTACATCGGGCGGACATTCATCCAGCCCGACCAGCGGCTCCGTGAGGTTGGCGTTCGACTCAAGTTCAACGCCCTGCCCGAGGTTGTCGAGGGCAAGCGCGTCGTTCTCGTCGACGACACGATCGTGCGCGGGACGACGAGCAGGCCGCTCGTGAACTTGATCCGCGACGCGGGCGCGCGGGAGGTACACATGCGCGTCCACGCGCCACCGGTGATGTGGCCATGCTATCTCGGTGTGGACATGGCAACTCGCGAGGAGTTGATCGCCGCCAACTTGACCTTGGCCGAGATCACGCGCGAGATCAACGCCGACTCACTGGGCTATCTCTCGCTGGACGGGCTGTTCCGCGCGATCGGGCAGGAGAGCGGACGATTCTGCTCGGCGTGCCTGACTGGCACATATCCCGTTGAGGTGAATGGTGTGGTCGGGAAGATGGCGCTTGAGCGAACGGTCTCACACAGCTGA
- the rsfS gene encoding ribosome silencing factor — translation MPEPIDVARSIAELASDALATNITVLDIGKLSVIADMFVVCSADNSRQLRAVQEDVTEGLLEHGIRPLRVEGTSETGWILLDYGDVVVHLFTEDQRQFYRLEDLWSEAPRLLVIQ, via the coding sequence ATGCCTGAGCCAATCGACGTTGCTCGTAGTATCGCGGAGTTAGCATCCGATGCCCTGGCGACCAATATCACGGTGCTGGATATCGGCAAGCTTTCGGTCATCGCCGATATGTTCGTCGTCTGCTCGGCCGACAACTCTCGTCAGTTGCGAGCCGTTCAAGAGGATGTGACCGAGGGGTTGCTGGAACACGGGATCAGGCCGCTCCGCGTCGAGGGCACCTCCGAAACCGGATGGATCCTGCTGGATTATGGTGATGTCGTCGTGCACCTCTTCACCGAGGATCAACGACAGTTCTACCGACTCGAGGATCTCTGGTCGGAAGCGCCAAGACTACTCGTTATTCAGTAG
- the gcvH gene encoding glycine cleavage system protein GcvH has translation MEIPQGYKFTKTHEWVKVDGDIVTIGISDFAQGELGDITYLELPAVGQSITKSDPLGVVESVKAATDVYSPVSGEVVEENESVIDAPELVNSSPYGDAWLVKIRLSDPSQLDELMDSGEYAKHVAESGGH, from the coding sequence GTGGAGATTCCTCAGGGCTACAAATTCACCAAGACGCATGAGTGGGTCAAGGTCGACGGTGACATCGTGACGATTGGCATCAGCGACTTCGCACAGGGCGAGCTGGGCGATATCACGTATCTCGAGCTTCCAGCGGTCGGACAGTCAATCACGAAGTCAGATCCGCTCGGCGTCGTTGAGTCCGTCAAGGCTGCGACCGATGTCTACTCCCCGGTCAGCGGTGAGGTCGTTGAAGAGAACGAGAGCGTGATCGACGCTCCTGAGCTCGTCAACTCATCTCCCTACGGCGATGCATGGCTGGTCAAGATCCGCTTGAGTGATCCAAGCCAACTCGACGAGTTGATGGATTCCGGCGAGTACGCGAAGCATGTCGCGGAGTCGGGCGGCCATTAG
- a CDS encoding M81 family metallopeptidase, with protein sequence MKIVTGGIAQETNTFQWEPTSLSDFTKGSSSIARGQEILDLDGTGGIYGGIVAEARRQGVELIPTTYGQAVPGGRVSREAFESLRDEILAGIRAAMPVDGVLLGIHGAMALEHSDDGEGPLITAVRELVGPDVPIVAPLDLHTNLSDEMMGEATAFVGYKEYPHIDMPETGRQAMQILIDTINGNVRPEMAYVRVPLIAPNQSMVTTWQSPLKDAIDRARDMEQEPGILAATVLGGFPFADVPFTGVATIVVADGDRELAQRYADELAQMCWDRREKFTIHPTPIAAAIDDALAGEPGSVYVLADISDSGASGTAGDGAEVLRGLLEANAKSAAVAQIMDRDAVQACIDAGVGATVTLSVGGKHDRRHGEPVEVTGMVRLIHEGRFPMGGVMGRGGTASRGRTVVLEIDGPGGIELQLTDLRGHPNDLNFFRAFGIEPTERRILVLKSAAHFRAAFEPIATKVIEVDAPGISSPKLDSFDYKALRRPIYPLDPNLEWSPADARR encoded by the coding sequence ATGAAGATCGTGACCGGCGGCATTGCGCAGGAAACGAACACCTTTCAATGGGAACCGACGAGCCTGAGTGATTTCACGAAAGGCTCCAGCAGCATCGCTCGCGGTCAGGAGATCCTCGACCTCGATGGAACTGGCGGCATCTACGGCGGCATCGTCGCCGAAGCACGTCGTCAGGGAGTCGAGTTGATCCCGACGACGTACGGACAAGCGGTGCCCGGCGGCAGAGTCTCGCGCGAGGCGTTCGAATCGCTGAGAGATGAGATTCTCGCCGGAATTCGCGCGGCCATGCCGGTGGATGGTGTGCTGCTTGGCATCCACGGCGCGATGGCGCTGGAGCACTCAGATGACGGCGAAGGACCCCTGATCACCGCCGTTCGCGAGCTGGTCGGTCCCGACGTGCCGATCGTTGCGCCGCTTGACTTGCACACGAACCTTTCCGACGAAATGATGGGTGAGGCAACCGCGTTCGTCGGCTACAAGGAGTACCCACACATCGACATGCCGGAGACAGGCCGGCAGGCGATGCAGATTCTGATCGACACAATCAATGGCAACGTTCGCCCCGAGATGGCTTACGTCAGAGTGCCATTGATCGCGCCGAACCAGTCGATGGTCACCACATGGCAATCACCGCTGAAGGATGCGATCGACCGCGCACGAGACATGGAGCAGGAACCCGGAATCCTCGCCGCAACAGTTCTCGGCGGATTCCCCTTTGCCGATGTGCCATTCACCGGGGTCGCGACGATCGTCGTTGCCGATGGAGATCGGGAGCTTGCCCAACGCTACGCGGACGAGCTCGCTCAGATGTGTTGGGATCGGCGCGAGAAGTTCACGATCCATCCAACACCGATTGCGGCAGCAATCGACGACGCGCTGGCCGGCGAGCCTGGTAGCGTCTACGTGCTGGCCGATATCTCCGATTCGGGCGCCAGCGGCACGGCAGGCGACGGCGCCGAGGTGCTGAGAGGGCTGCTAGAGGCAAACGCCAAGTCTGCAGCGGTGGCCCAGATTATGGATCGCGACGCGGTTCAAGCGTGCATTGACGCGGGCGTTGGCGCAACAGTGACACTCTCGGTTGGCGGGAAGCATGACAGGCGCCATGGCGAGCCCGTCGAGGTGACCGGCATGGTACGACTGATCCACGAGGGTCGCTTCCCGATGGGCGGCGTCATGGGTCGTGGCGGGACTGCTAGCCGCGGCCGGACTGTCGTTCTGGAGATCGACGGACCTGGAGGAATCGAGCTGCAACTGACCGATCTACGCGGTCACCCGAATGACCTGAATTTCTTTCGCGCATTCGGGATTGAGCCCACCGAACGCCGAATCCTCGTGCTCAAGAGCGCCGCCCACTTCCGAGCAGCGTTCGAGCCGATCGCCACAAAGGTCATCGAGGTGGACGCGCCGGGTATCAGCAGCCCCAAGCTTGATTCGTTCGACTACAAGGCATTGCGCCGCCCGATCTACCCACTGGATCCGAACCTTGAATGGTCACCGGCGGACGCGCGGAGGTAG
- a CDS encoding MraY family glycosyltransferase has protein sequence MPHWLVAAIVGIVAFAVSYTVVPRLRSLAVQANLFDMPEARRVHTKPVPRIGGLGIYLAFVVAVGVSFALPVDRFQIEVERIILLLVGATLVVGVMAFDDIVGIPPIPKLALQIIAAALVVVPRWRGSDYGIIVDQFNAPWVGTVRLPVVIAAAFTIFWIVGMMNAVNWSDGLDGLAGTIALVASVVLFLHTFFRPPGDPQFTISLLAIALAGAIIGFLPFNWYPSRIIMGDSGAMFLGFALATISVIGGAKIATTLLTMGIPILDTAWVIVYRLMHGRSPVVADRGHLHHRLLDAGLTQPQVVGCFAALTAGFGALSLLLPTRESKLYVLMLMAIGLLGVITWLARRRPVHRNATE, from the coding sequence ATGCCGCATTGGCTCGTCGCTGCTATCGTCGGCATTGTCGCGTTCGCCGTCTCCTATACGGTGGTTCCCCGGCTCCGCTCGCTCGCGGTGCAGGCGAACCTGTTCGACATGCCGGAAGCCCGGCGAGTTCATACGAAACCGGTGCCTCGCATCGGTGGGCTCGGGATCTACCTGGCTTTCGTCGTCGCGGTGGGCGTTTCGTTTGCGCTGCCGGTCGATCGTTTCCAGATCGAAGTCGAGCGGATCATCCTGCTTCTTGTTGGGGCGACACTCGTGGTCGGAGTGATGGCGTTCGATGATATCGTCGGCATCCCGCCGATACCGAAGCTAGCGCTGCAGATCATTGCGGCGGCGCTCGTCGTCGTCCCGCGATGGCGCGGCAGTGACTACGGGATCATCGTTGATCAGTTCAACGCTCCCTGGGTGGGGACGGTTCGGCTACCGGTTGTCATCGCGGCGGCGTTCACCATCTTCTGGATCGTCGGCATGATGAACGCCGTTAACTGGTCGGATGGGCTCGATGGGCTGGCCGGCACGATTGCGCTCGTCGCTAGCGTCGTGCTCTTCCTGCACACGTTCTTCCGCCCGCCCGGCGACCCCCAGTTTACGATCTCACTCCTCGCGATTGCGTTGGCCGGCGCAATCATCGGGTTCTTGCCATTCAACTGGTATCCGTCGCGGATCATCATGGGTGATTCTGGCGCTATGTTTCTCGGGTTCGCGCTAGCAACAATCAGTGTCATCGGTGGCGCGAAGATCGCCACGACACTGCTTACGATGGGTATTCCGATCCTCGACACCGCCTGGGTAATCGTCTATCGGTTGATGCACGGCCGGTCGCCGGTGGTTGCTGACCGAGGACATCTGCACCACCGGCTGCTCGACGCAGGACTTACGCAGCCGCAGGTCGTCGGTTGCTTTGCCGCACTGACGGCCGGATTTGGCGCGCTGTCGTTGTTGTTGCCGACTCGCGAATCCAAGCTCTATGTGTTGATGCTGATGGCGATCGGGCTACTGGGCGTGATTACCTGGCTGGCGCGCCGACGGCCAGTTCACCGCAACGCGACGGAGTAG
- the plsY gene encoding glycerol-3-phosphate 1-O-acyltransferase PlsY translates to MSELAALLIAYLLGTLPTGYLLTRFIAGVDLRSIGSGGTGATNAQRALGTRWGIIVLVVDLLKGVAAILLARWLGVAELWVSLAGVAVVAGHCWPVWLRFRGGKGVATGAGAAFALSPWMLLLIPIMVIPIATSRYVSLGSVVAALSTPVLFAVLAWVGAVSWETVVFGLAAGAIIIYRHRSNIDRLRAGTERKLGRTPAEAH, encoded by the coding sequence GTGAGCGAGCTTGCCGCACTGCTGATCGCCTATCTGCTGGGAACCCTCCCAACCGGCTATCTGCTGACTCGCTTTATCGCAGGGGTCGATCTTCGCAGTATTGGCAGTGGCGGCACCGGGGCGACAAATGCGCAACGCGCGCTCGGGACACGTTGGGGGATTATCGTCCTGGTCGTCGATTTGCTAAAAGGCGTCGCAGCGATCCTGCTGGCTCGCTGGCTGGGCGTCGCGGAGCTGTGGGTCTCGTTGGCGGGTGTTGCTGTCGTTGCCGGCCATTGCTGGCCCGTCTGGCTGCGATTTCGCGGTGGCAAGGGCGTTGCCACTGGCGCGGGCGCCGCATTCGCCCTGTCTCCATGGATGCTTCTGCTGATCCCGATCATGGTCATTCCGATCGCGACATCACGCTACGTCTCCCTCGGCTCCGTCGTGGCGGCGCTATCGACGCCGGTGCTGTTTGCGGTGCTGGCCTGGGTGGGCGCTGTGTCGTGGGAGACCGTGGTGTTTGGTCTGGCAGCCGGTGCGATCATCATCTATCGGCATCGGTCGAATATTGATCGTCTTCGCGCGGGCACCGAGCGCAAGCTTGGCAGAACCCCGGCGGAGGCGCATTGA
- the gcvT gene encoding glycine cleavage system aminomethyltransferase GcvT → MKKTALAEKHEQLGARMVDFAGWYMPVQYSGIIEEHRTVRTAAGLFDLGHMGQVGVTGADALTFLNYIGSNDASVLAPGQAIYSLMLNPTGGVIDDIIIYRNPSGVGYFVVINASNTDKDVSWLQEQAGKRNDLAVQVDHLSDTMGMIAIQGPNAASIVAKLSSVDLSDMESFSMRETQIADVTCMAGRTGYTGEDGWEFYCPVDDSAQVWDALMAAGQDEGLRPIGLGARDTLRLEARMPLYGNEMNDEINPYDAGLGWAVKLDRDDFVGRDALLAVRERGVNKRTVGFKMVERGGVPRSHYEVQVDGKVVGFVTSGTASPTLGENIGLAMIDKAYAGVGKPLDIMVRGKAVRAEQIKTPFYKRGA, encoded by the coding sequence ATGAAGAAGACAGCGCTCGCTGAAAAGCACGAGCAGCTTGGCGCGCGGATGGTCGATTTCGCCGGCTGGTATATGCCGGTCCAGTATTCGGGCATCATCGAAGAGCACCGCACCGTTCGCACCGCCGCCGGCCTGTTCGACCTTGGTCATATGGGGCAGGTCGGAGTTACTGGCGCGGACGCCCTCACGTTCCTGAACTACATCGGATCAAATGACGCCAGTGTTCTCGCGCCGGGGCAGGCAATCTATTCATTGATGCTCAACCCGACCGGCGGCGTGATCGACGATATCATCATCTACCGCAATCCCAGCGGTGTTGGCTACTTCGTCGTGATCAATGCATCGAACACCGATAAGGACGTCTCCTGGCTGCAAGAGCAAGCCGGGAAGCGCAACGATCTCGCGGTGCAGGTCGATCACCTGTCGGACACGATGGGAATGATCGCGATCCAGGGCCCGAACGCAGCGTCGATCGTCGCAAAGCTATCGTCGGTCGATCTGTCCGACATGGAGTCGTTCTCCATGCGCGAGACGCAGATCGCCGATGTGACCTGCATGGCTGGACGCACCGGCTATACCGGTGAGGACGGCTGGGAGTTCTACTGCCCGGTTGATGATTCCGCGCAGGTCTGGGATGCGCTGATGGCGGCCGGCCAGGATGAGGGCTTGCGACCGATCGGCCTTGGCGCTCGTGACACGCTACGTCTTGAAGCACGGATGCCACTCTATGGCAACGAGATGAACGACGAGATCAACCCCTACGATGCAGGGCTCGGCTGGGCGGTCAAGCTCGATCGAGATGACTTTGTCGGGCGCGATGCGTTGTTGGCAGTGCGCGAACGCGGCGTCAACAAGCGCACCGTCGGATTCAAGATGGTCGAACGAGGTGGCGTGCCTCGGTCGCATTACGAGGTGCAGGTCGATGGCAAGGTCGTCGGCTTCGTGACAAGTGGCACCGCGTCGCCGACGCTGGGCGAAAACATCGGCCTTGCGATGATTGACAAGGCCTATGCAGGCGTTGGCAAGCCGCTGGACATTATGGTCCGGGGTAAGGCCGTGCGGGCCGAGCAAATCAAGACGCCGTTCTACAAGCGCGGCGCATAG